A window from Nanoarchaeota archaeon encodes these proteins:
- a CDS encoding NAD-binding protein, which translates to MSGHKLNLKHINEIPNRLKIFVILILSVLITGSIGYMLVLGVNFSDGLVNTMETLAFQNEKLESFSGKMLQFMLAVVGLFIIWFVLWTTFDLVVEGKFKEYFLGMKEMSDITKMRNHYIICGAGRVGIHTAKLLALEKKPFILVDAHEQDVENAKKKGFLVVKGDPFEEEVLMNCGLMRAKALIAVMLETEKNILATLIAKQFNPDIKVYARTEKEELINTLKKVGADHVIMPEAAGAIDISKAINRDDKEVHEMQNIKSKVKS; encoded by the coding sequence ATGAGCGGCCATAAATTAAATCTAAAACACATAAATGAGATCCCGAACAGGCTGAAAATATTTGTGATTTTGATTCTTTCGGTGCTCATTACGGGGTCAATAGGATATATGCTTGTTTTAGGAGTTAATTTTTCTGACGGTCTTGTAAATACTATGGAGACTCTGGCATTTCAAAATGAAAAATTGGAAAGTTTTAGCGGAAAAATGCTCCAATTTATGCTGGCCGTAGTTGGGCTGTTTATAATTTGGTTTGTTCTCTGGACAACGTTTGATTTAGTGGTCGAAGGAAAATTCAAGGAATATTTTTTGGGGATGAAAGAAATGTCGGATATAACTAAGATGCGAAATCATTACATAATATGCGGCGCTGGAAGGGTGGGAATCCATACTGCAAAACTTCTTGCGCTTGAAAAAAAGCCGTTTATTCTCGTGGATGCCCATGAGCAGGATGTGGAAAATGCCAAGAAAAAGGGATTTCTTGTCGTAAAAGGTGATCCTTTTGAAGAAGAAGTACTTATGAACTGCGGGCTTATGCGTGCAAAAGCGCTGATAGCAGTTATGTTAGAAACCGAGAAAAACATTCTTGCAACTTTGATAGCCAAGCAATTTAACCCGGACATAAAGGTTTATGCAAGAACTGAAAAAGAGGAGCTGATAAATACCTTGAAAAAAGTAGGCGCTGACCACGTAATAATGCCTGAAGCCGCGGGAGCAATAGACATATCAAAAGCAATAAACCGCGATGATAAGGAAGTGCACGAAATGCAGAATATAAAATCAAAAGTTAAGAGTTAG
- a CDS encoding PQQ-binding-like beta-propeller repeat protein yields MALSRPLDLSKFSENGGVASKPLVIGNIAYIGAMDTYFYAIDAETGTKIWSYKTNGPISSTAISDRSAVYFGSYDNYLYALSFEGKHLWKFKANGLIASSPQILDGVICFGSSDHNLYAVDTKTHQELWRFGIGDEIVSDPLIVGNRIYFGSMDNYFYCLDLQGNLVWKFRTNDAILMGQAASDENGIYFGSVDETLYALDFNGNLRWGFKTAEQVYNTALAKDGRIYFCGRDRYAYCLDAKTGACIWKFMAVADMYCPPVIHDNRIFFGAEKIYALTMDGYKIWEIPVDGMQVAMNGTVFGKNIIFSSFDCKIRSIAFGGNVEWIFRTNGVLALLESFLEIIPAPKWNPELFDPETVKKSVAFDPYAFSKDSGLKIYGGLDTTGIDAYSGIPRGIGAYKEKTGSVGAYADKGKKKKGALDEILEEQVKNQFGI; encoded by the coding sequence ATGGCACTATCACGTCCGCTGGATTTGTCGAAATTCTCCGAAAATGGGGGCGTCGCATCAAAGCCCTTAGTAATCGGCAATATCGCCTACATAGGCGCAATGGATACTTATTTTTATGCAATTGATGCAGAAACCGGAACGAAAATATGGTCCTATAAAACAAACGGTCCGATAAGCTCTACTGCAATTTCCGACAGAAGCGCGGTTTATTTCGGATCCTACGACAACTATCTATATGCCCTTTCTTTTGAAGGAAAGCATTTATGGAAGTTTAAGGCAAACGGCCTTATTGCTTCGTCGCCGCAAATTCTTGATGGCGTAATCTGCTTCGGCTCTTCTGATCATAATTTATACGCAGTTGACACAAAAACACACCAGGAACTTTGGCGCTTTGGAATAGGAGATGAAATAGTCTCTGACCCGCTAATAGTGGGAAACCGAATTTACTTTGGCTCTATGGACAACTATTTTTACTGCCTTGATCTTCAGGGCAATTTGGTCTGGAAGTTTAGAACAAACGATGCAATATTAATGGGGCAGGCAGCTTCGGATGAAAATGGGATTTATTTTGGCTCAGTAGACGAAACGCTTTATGCTCTTGATTTTAACGGAAATTTAAGATGGGGATTCAAGACTGCCGAACAGGTTTATAACACAGCACTTGCAAAAGACGGCAGGATTTATTTCTGCGGAAGGGATAGATATGCCTATTGCCTTGACGCAAAAACAGGCGCATGTATCTGGAAATTTATGGCTGTGGCTGATATGTATTGCCCGCCGGTAATCCATGACAACAGGATTTTTTTCGGAGCAGAGAAGATTTACGCCCTGACAATGGACGGATACAAAATATGGGAAATTCCTGTTGACGGTATGCAGGTTGCAATGAACGGGACTGTTTTTGGGAAAAACATAATTTTTTCAAGCTTTGACTGCAAAATACGCTCGATTGCGTTTGGCGGAAATGTTGAATGGATTTTCAGGACAAACGGCGTTCTTGCGCTTTTGGAATCATTCCTTGAAATCATACCGGCCCCGAAATGGAACCCCGAACTGTTCGACCCCGAAACAGTAAAAAAATCAGTGGCTTTCGATCCTTATGCGTTTTCAAAAGACAGCGGCCTGAAAATATACGGCGGGCTTGATACAACGGGAATCGATGCATATTCCGGAATTCCGCGCGGAATCGGCGCATACAAGGAAAAAACAGGCTCTGTAGGCGCGTATGCGGATAAAGGTAAAAAGAAAAAAGGCGCGCTTGACGAAATACTTGAAGAGCAGGTAAAGAACCAGTTTGGGATATAA
- a CDS encoding acyltransferase, protein MRRLTFFPTEKNSLQYWTSFKSPLIVARNFIIIEFCKYVPSMAAKRALLRLTGMKIGRDTSIALGVQFDIFFPEDIEIGGNAIIGYRATILAHEFLVNGLKRGPVKIGSNVLIGANSTVLAGVRIGDGAAVSAMSLVNTDVKTGDFVGGVPAKRITPSKHIGKVK, encoded by the coding sequence ATGCGCCGCCTGACATTTTTTCCGACTGAGAAGAATTCGCTTCAATACTGGACTTCATTTAAGAGTCCGCTTATTGTGGCGCGCAATTTTATAATCATAGAATTCTGCAAATACGTACCGTCAATGGCTGCCAAGCGCGCGCTTCTCCGCTTAACCGGGATGAAAATCGGGCGCGACACGTCAATTGCCCTCGGCGTGCAGTTTGACATATTCTTTCCCGAAGATATAGAAATCGGCGGCAATGCGATAATAGGGTATCGCGCGACAATTCTTGCGCACGAGTTTCTTGTAAATGGGCTGAAAAGAGGCCCTGTAAAAATCGGAAGCAATGTGCTTATTGGCGCAAATTCCACAGTCCTTGCAGGAGTCCGAATCGGCGACGGCGCGGCAGTTTCCGCAATGAGCCTTGTGAATACGGACGTCAAGACAGGGGATTTTGTTGGCGGGGTGCCTGCGAAACGAATAACCCCTTCAAAACATATCGGCAAAGTCAAGTAA